In Thalassoglobus sp. JC818, a single window of DNA contains:
- a CDS encoding ATP-binding cassette domain-containing protein: protein MISLQNVSIHQGKFRLDDVNFLVPSGAYSILMGRTGSGKTTILEAILGFRKIAQGQITLVGKDVTKLNPAVRGIGYVPQDAALFSSMNVRSHLAFALQIRRCNKQVVNQRVEELAELLGITHLLDRFPNKLSGGEKQRVAIGRAISFRPKILCLDEPLSALDEETHSQMCDLLKTVWQETKVTTLHVTHHVSEAENLATQILRIADGQVHTTDDV from the coding sequence TTGATTTCGCTTCAGAACGTCTCGATTCATCAGGGAAAGTTCCGCCTCGACGATGTGAACTTTCTGGTTCCAAGCGGGGCATACTCGATTCTGATGGGAAGGACCGGGTCCGGGAAAACGACCATCTTGGAAGCAATTCTCGGCTTTCGAAAGATCGCCCAAGGCCAAATCACACTGGTTGGAAAAGACGTGACAAAGTTGAATCCAGCGGTCCGCGGTATTGGATACGTCCCCCAAGATGCTGCGTTATTCTCAAGCATGAACGTCCGCAGCCATCTGGCATTCGCTCTTCAAATCAGGCGGTGCAATAAGCAGGTCGTCAATCAACGGGTCGAAGAGCTCGCTGAGCTGCTGGGGATCACTCATCTGCTCGATCGGTTTCCAAATAAACTCAGCGGTGGCGAGAAACAAAGAGTGGCGATCGGCCGAGCAATTTCATTCCGGCCCAAGATTCTTTGTCTCGACGAACCGCTCAGCGCACTCGACGAAGAAACACATTCTCAGATGTGTGATCTGTTGAAGACGGTTTGGCAGGAAACGAAGGTCACTACGCTCCACGTGACTCATCATGTTTCAGAAGCAGAAAACCTGGCCACGCAGATTCTTCGCATCGCTGACGGTCAAGTTCATACGACTGATGACGTTTAA
- a CDS encoding ABC transporter permease, translating into MKTRNASEERELAVSQPVISFSNSMFYITLSILGASYVVLILAMLSADFAYMIRESSAEAAFNASESSTDLAEHRNPILKSLSDPKVQYSIWLSMTSCTFSALLSLLVAVPMGYLMSRYRFPGHGLVDAILDIPIVLPPLVVGLSLLILFQFPPFSFFAREVVYQIPAVIVAQFSVACAFSVRTMKSTFDHINPRCEQVAVSLGCSKAQAFSSVVLPEARRGILTAFTLAWARSLGEFGPLLIFAGATRMKTEVLSTTVFLEMNVGNLQGAVAVSLIMVFAAVVVLILTRVFGQSEL; encoded by the coding sequence ATGAAGACGAGGAACGCAAGTGAAGAACGAGAACTGGCAGTTTCACAACCAGTCATCTCTTTCTCGAATTCGATGTTCTATATTACGCTCTCAATTCTGGGAGCATCTTACGTCGTTCTCATCCTGGCGATGTTGTCCGCTGATTTTGCCTACATGATTCGAGAAAGCAGTGCTGAGGCAGCTTTTAACGCGTCGGAAAGTTCGACTGATCTCGCAGAGCACAGAAATCCAATTCTTAAATCGTTGAGTGATCCGAAAGTCCAATACTCAATTTGGCTGAGCATGACGTCATGCACCTTCTCAGCACTTTTAAGTCTGCTCGTTGCTGTGCCGATGGGCTATCTGATGTCGCGCTATCGGTTCCCGGGCCACGGATTGGTCGATGCAATTCTGGACATTCCGATCGTTCTCCCCCCGCTGGTCGTCGGGCTGAGTCTTCTGATTTTGTTTCAATTTCCGCCGTTCTCATTCTTTGCACGTGAAGTCGTGTATCAGATCCCGGCAGTCATCGTGGCTCAGTTTTCAGTCGCGTGTGCGTTTTCAGTTCGGACGATGAAATCGACCTTCGACCATATCAATCCCCGCTGCGAACAGGTGGCAGTTTCTTTGGGATGCTCAAAGGCTCAGGCGTTCAGTTCAGTCGTGCTGCCGGAAGCTCGTCGAGGAATTCTCACAGCGTTCACGCTGGCATGGGCGAGATCTCTCGGTGAATTTGGCCCGCTGCTAATTTTCGCCGGTGCCACTCGCATGAAAACTGAAGTCCTTTCAACGACCGTTTTCCTCGAGATGAACGTCGGAAACCTTCAGGGGGCAGTCGCAGTCTCACTGATCATGGTATTCGCGGCGGTTGTCGTGCTGATCTTGACCAGAGTTTTCGGTCAGTCGGAACTTTGA
- the modA gene encoding molybdate ABC transporter substrate-binding protein: protein MHTAAGMRVAVEEIAADYERECGVHVDLRYGGSNTLLNQIQVNQFDTSDLYLAADDSYTEKARELGLAQEQIPIAYLTPVIAVRKDSKKIFQSLDDLLADGVSLSVGSPDQAAVGKATQKALEKVSQGNTNFWNAFEQHVTEHGVFKPTVNEVANDVMIGAVDAGIVWDSTVMMPNLREELKAIHIDELATDPKLVSVCVLNSSEQPVEALKFARYLSARDRGLTTFQSYGMEPIEGDVWEPHPELNFFCGAVNRRGIEPVLEAFQKREGVTINTVYDGCGILTGRMKNIDQQSTDLGFPDIYMACDRYYLDNVASWFQDDVNVTDTEIVIAVPKGSQKVQSLSDLIEPGVRVSIGDGTQCTIGALTRRLLEKEGLYDALIEKQQSASDVVVEKPSSAMLVPDVVTGHVDATIAYLTDVMQNSEDVDVIRLNSPHRHAVQPFSISRSSHHKQLARRLMTRIHQSQQAFEATGFHFLLDSSALRVSATESQD from the coding sequence ATGCATACTGCTGCCGGGATGCGTGTCGCGGTAGAAGAAATTGCAGCTGATTACGAACGCGAATGCGGAGTTCACGTCGATCTGCGTTACGGAGGGTCGAACACACTCCTCAACCAAATTCAGGTCAATCAGTTCGACACTTCGGATCTCTATCTCGCGGCTGATGACTCTTACACTGAAAAAGCACGTGAGCTCGGACTCGCGCAGGAACAAATCCCGATCGCCTATCTGACGCCGGTGATCGCGGTTCGAAAAGACTCAAAGAAGATATTTCAATCGCTGGACGATCTGCTCGCTGACGGGGTGTCGCTTTCAGTCGGAAGTCCCGATCAGGCAGCAGTTGGTAAAGCCACGCAGAAGGCACTCGAGAAAGTTTCTCAAGGGAACACGAACTTCTGGAACGCATTCGAACAACACGTCACCGAGCATGGCGTATTTAAGCCGACCGTGAACGAAGTCGCCAACGATGTCATGATCGGTGCTGTCGATGCCGGAATCGTGTGGGATTCGACAGTCATGATGCCGAATCTTCGTGAGGAGTTGAAAGCCATTCACATCGACGAGTTGGCAACTGACCCCAAATTGGTTTCCGTCTGCGTCCTCAACTCGTCGGAACAACCGGTTGAAGCTCTGAAGTTCGCACGTTACCTCTCAGCACGAGATCGTGGACTGACAACGTTCCAGAGTTATGGAATGGAACCGATTGAAGGCGATGTCTGGGAACCTCATCCGGAACTGAATTTCTTCTGTGGTGCTGTCAATCGACGAGGGATCGAACCAGTTCTGGAAGCATTTCAGAAGCGAGAGGGAGTCACGATCAACACGGTCTATGACGGATGCGGCATTCTGACGGGGCGAATGAAGAACATCGATCAACAATCGACCGATTTAGGTTTCCCCGACATTTATATGGCGTGCGATCGATATTATCTCGATAACGTTGCCAGTTGGTTTCAAGACGATGTGAATGTGACTGATACGGAAATCGTCATCGCAGTCCCGAAGGGCAGCCAGAAAGTTCAGTCTCTAAGCGATCTCATCGAACCGGGTGTCAGGGTTTCAATCGGCGATGGAACTCAATGCACTATCGGCGCCCTCACCCGACGATTGCTCGAAAAGGAAGGGCTTTACGATGCGTTGATTGAAAAGCAGCAGTCAGCGAGTGATGTCGTTGTTGAGAAACCATCATCAGCGATGCTTGTACCGGATGTTGTCACCGGTCACGTCGATGCGACGATCGCCTATCTGACGGATGTGATGCAAAACTCCGAGGACGTCGACGTAATTCGGCTCAACTCCCCGCATCGACACGCAGTCCAGCCTTTTAGCATCTCTCGATCGAGCCATCACAAACAACTTGCTCGACGATTGATGACGCGAATTCATCAGTCGCAGCAAGCCTTTGAAGCAACTGGCTTTCACTTCCTGCTTGATTCGTCTGCTCTTCGGGTTTCGGCTACCGAGAGTCAGGATTGA
- a CDS encoding ABC transporter ATP-binding protein has product MSTSMQTREATDPSEKSTETTLVEANELSKLYTGQQQVKALDNVSLKLQQGEFVVIRGASGSGKTTLLLTVGTLLRPDSGTLRIMSQEPYNMSNDDRARYRAENVGFVFQQFHLVPYLSVLENILAPALTNPQVSKDDAVRLMEQFGLSDRSNHLASQLSSGERQRCALARAMVTNPMLLLADEPTGNLDEVNAEIVMKSLADFSKQGGTVLLVTHDQRNSEFADRTLKMSNGQLLIEDAGHAEPN; this is encoded by the coding sequence ATGAGCACCTCAATGCAAACTCGCGAAGCCACAGATCCCAGTGAAAAGTCGACGGAAACGACCCTCGTTGAAGCGAATGAACTCTCAAAGCTGTACACGGGACAGCAACAAGTCAAAGCGCTCGACAACGTCTCGCTGAAACTTCAGCAGGGAGAGTTTGTTGTCATTCGTGGCGCGAGTGGATCGGGCAAAACAACACTCTTGTTGACGGTCGGAACACTGCTGCGACCTGACAGCGGAACGCTCCGCATTATGAGTCAAGAACCGTACAACATGTCCAATGATGATCGCGCTCGTTATCGAGCTGAAAACGTTGGGTTCGTCTTTCAGCAGTTTCACCTCGTTCCATACTTGAGCGTTCTTGAAAACATTCTCGCCCCTGCCCTGACCAATCCACAGGTTTCCAAGGACGATGCAGTTCGCTTGATGGAACAGTTTGGATTGAGCGATCGAAGCAATCATCTCGCCAGCCAACTCAGTTCCGGAGAACGTCAGCGATGCGCGCTGGCTCGAGCCATGGTGACCAATCCCATGCTCCTTCTTGCCGATGAGCCGACAGGCAATCTCGACGAGGTCAATGCTGAAATCGTGATGAAATCACTTGCAGATTTTTCCAAACAGGGCGGGACTGTGTTGCTGGTTACCCACGATCAACGAAACTCCGAATTCGCAGACCGGACGTTAAAGATGTCCAACGGTCAACTCCTGATTGAAGATGCTGGTCATGCTGAACCAAACTAA
- a CDS encoding FtsX-like permease family protein: MNILHLIWRELNFRRGGFVLGVLAIAVATATFVAAEVILQSDQVVTRQLLDQHQASFEQSIAERRQDVEKAGKELEDATRKQMLKLGFNLLILPESQDLNELHLNGTLSAVMPESYVDQLAESSIVTVNHLLPAVTKRIQWPEKDIEVVLHGTRGEVPIMHRAMKKPLLDAVAPGQMVVGHSIHSQLNLEVGDVVHLMGKEFTVSQLHPQRGSADDVTVWIDLGTAQTLLKMENLIHAILALECECAGDRLAVIREEIAGILPATQVIERYSQAVTRAEARTQAKEIAEHALVQEEQSAETLLAQLKESRNETETQHASLTAVVVPTSYLAAASLVALLALMNTFQRQSEIGILRALGATSRQILGVFLGKAFLLGLIGGLLGSVAGLVIGWMLSDLGQASDSFMNTFAEDFGLVLLSGPVSAILLAGLASWIAALVALRLDAAVILQKETA, from the coding sequence ATGAACATCCTCCACCTAATTTGGCGCGAGTTGAATTTCCGACGAGGCGGATTCGTTTTGGGCGTCCTGGCAATTGCCGTCGCGACAGCAACCTTCGTCGCTGCGGAGGTGATTCTGCAATCAGACCAGGTTGTGACGCGACAACTTCTCGACCAGCATCAAGCCAGTTTCGAACAGTCCATCGCTGAGCGTCGTCAAGATGTCGAAAAAGCTGGCAAAGAGTTGGAAGATGCGACTCGCAAACAGATGCTCAAGCTGGGATTCAACCTTCTCATCCTTCCTGAGTCGCAGGACCTGAACGAACTCCACCTCAATGGCACGTTGTCGGCAGTGATGCCGGAGTCGTACGTCGATCAGCTTGCGGAATCATCGATCGTCACGGTCAACCATTTGCTCCCAGCCGTGACGAAACGAATCCAATGGCCGGAGAAAGACATTGAAGTCGTCCTTCACGGCACTCGCGGTGAGGTCCCGATCATGCATCGTGCCATGAAGAAACCACTGCTCGATGCAGTCGCACCGGGGCAAATGGTCGTGGGACACAGCATCCATTCTCAACTCAACCTCGAAGTGGGAGATGTCGTGCATTTGATGGGAAAGGAATTCACCGTCTCTCAACTGCATCCGCAACGAGGTTCAGCGGACGATGTCACCGTCTGGATCGATCTCGGAACCGCACAGACATTACTCAAGATGGAAAACCTGATCCATGCGATTCTCGCACTCGAATGTGAATGCGCAGGTGATCGACTCGCTGTGATCCGTGAAGAAATTGCGGGAATTCTCCCAGCGACGCAGGTTATCGAGCGATACTCCCAAGCCGTCACGCGAGCTGAAGCACGCACTCAAGCCAAAGAAATCGCCGAACACGCACTCGTTCAGGAGGAACAATCGGCCGAAACGCTGCTCGCTCAACTGAAAGAATCAAGAAACGAAACGGAAACGCAACACGCAAGCTTGACTGCTGTCGTCGTCCCGACGAGCTATCTCGCAGCCGCATCGCTTGTGGCACTACTTGCACTGATGAACACATTCCAAAGACAGAGCGAAATTGGAATCCTGCGTGCCCTCGGAGCAACAAGTCGGCAAATCCTCGGCGTCTTCCTCGGGAAGGCTTTTCTACTGGGATTAATAGGTGGTTTGCTGGGATCGGTGGCAGGACTTGTCATTGGATGGATGCTAAGCGATCTTGGACAAGCTTCCGACTCTTTCATGAATACGTTTGCAGAAGACTTCGGTTTGGTCCTTCTCAGCGGTCCAGTGTCGGCGATTCTGTTAGCTGGTCTCGCGAGTTGGATCGCAGCCCTCGTCGCCCTTCGACTGGATGCGGCAGTCATTCTGCAGAAGGAGACGGCATGA
- a CDS encoding DUF1552 domain-containing protein, translated as MAINFQQLDRRRFLRGAGTALALPLLTSGLPLTAATSEGEENPKRLACIYFPDGVPMPLREDPAFEDWSWFPHGGGTDFKLTKCTDVFEPLLSDVTILSGFSHPEARKIHGHRNADQFLTAAKIRRDVTYKNTISLDQIYAEHVGDQTRFSSLVMSTDGGIGTPCAAQTLSFNRMGRPIPAEQSPKRIFDMLFVKKDADAARRLAMSESALDEMLADAKDLRGTLSAEDQGRLDEYLNSVREAEIRVQKAKEWVHKPLPVVDQSLFEQDVSPDSPRLYLQSMFDMIYLAFKTDSTRVATYQIGRENGAGVSDRLARAVGFSLAHKLTHDTKFPGGWENLGKYCRFLNEEFVRFATRLKETPEPAGTGTMLDNSLLFFGSASSAFHLSRNYPLVLAGGKNMGFKHGRYLNYAGANPMGGAWNGGIEPYQREINHDDQSLTRVFVTMLQQLGMETESFAGVTGNFPELLS; from the coding sequence ATGGCTATCAATTTTCAACAGCTTGATCGTCGCCGATTCCTTCGAGGGGCTGGGACCGCACTCGCACTTCCGCTGTTGACTTCCGGTCTTCCGCTGACAGCAGCGACGTCAGAAGGTGAAGAAAATCCCAAACGGCTCGCCTGTATTTATTTTCCCGACGGCGTTCCGATGCCGCTGCGGGAAGATCCCGCTTTCGAAGACTGGTCGTGGTTCCCGCATGGTGGCGGAACAGACTTCAAACTCACGAAGTGTACCGACGTCTTCGAACCTTTGCTTTCAGACGTGACGATCCTCTCAGGGTTTTCACATCCGGAGGCTAGAAAAATACACGGACATCGCAACGCCGACCAATTTCTAACGGCAGCGAAAATTCGTCGGGACGTGACGTACAAGAACACGATCTCACTCGACCAGATTTATGCGGAACACGTCGGAGATCAAACTCGGTTTTCGTCACTCGTGATGTCCACCGACGGTGGCATCGGCACTCCTTGCGCAGCCCAAACCCTTTCCTTCAATCGAATGGGGCGACCCATCCCAGCCGAGCAAAGCCCGAAGCGAATCTTCGACATGCTCTTCGTGAAGAAGGATGCCGACGCAGCACGTCGATTGGCGATGAGCGAAAGCGCATTGGACGAGATGCTGGCAGATGCGAAAGATTTGCGGGGTACTCTGTCTGCTGAGGATCAAGGACGTCTCGACGAATACTTAAACTCAGTCCGCGAAGCAGAAATTCGCGTTCAGAAAGCCAAAGAATGGGTTCACAAGCCGCTTCCGGTCGTTGATCAATCTCTGTTCGAGCAGGATGTTTCGCCGGATTCGCCGCGGCTCTATCTGCAGTCGATGTTCGACATGATCTATCTCGCCTTCAAAACCGATTCGACTCGCGTCGCGACGTATCAGATCGGGCGAGAAAACGGTGCCGGAGTCAGCGACCGACTGGCTCGCGCGGTCGGTTTCAGCCTTGCTCATAAGCTTACACACGACACCAAGTTCCCAGGTGGTTGGGAAAATCTCGGGAAGTACTGTCGATTCCTGAACGAGGAGTTCGTTCGGTTTGCGACTCGGCTCAAAGAGACTCCAGAACCAGCCGGAACCGGGACGATGCTCGACAACTCATTGCTCTTCTTCGGGTCTGCGTCGAGTGCATTCCATCTCTCAAGGAATTACCCACTCGTGTTGGCCGGCGGCAAGAACATGGGCTTCAAACATGGTCGCTATCTGAACTACGCCGGAGCAAATCCAATGGGAGGAGCTTGGAACGGCGGAATCGAACCATACCAACGAGAGATCAATCACGACGATCAATCGTTGACTCGAGTCTTCGTCACGATGTTGCAGCAGTTGGGAATGGAGACCGAAAGCTTCGCTGGAGTGACCGGAAACTTTCCTGAGCTGCTGTCTTGA
- a CDS encoding DUF1592 domain-containing protein: MLGILVVCSNYALADDGKDQASKVKNTVERDENEAQILVASDLHTYETKIEPLLKRACFECHSADYSEGNFRADQLDPDFLSGNDITWWLEVYSVLSKGEMPPPDSNELSDADRILIVDWLSKEIQKAEKLRKSSGNRSSFRRLTRYEYNYALQDLLGVPWTFADDLPEEASEDDGFENNAESLLISVKQVETYYDLALKALQRVTVRGERPAVVHWSISMKDAFQREKKWHDETIDSTRKKFENDPEEQTKQIERLKNQFQAPENRSHYLDSATGLRARVEWNYRKAIYAFETSEGEQSTLDPGSQFAVVQPGSREALTVELGDQLPDVGTLRVRVRASRAEGVTERVPSLQLYFGFQATDQGRSIKRISQQDVQVHALFGQPEVYEFNFPLSEIEHRNTYRGNMKLGEQPSPSEYIRFVNSTVSGSGDSAASSAILIDHVEVAAPVYEEWPPPSHRKLFIESEVEHDEAAYAREIIAAFMSRAWRQVTPDEIDRKVELFEHVRAGSLDFQDAIIDVLATVLASPKFLYVSKSEVESRADQELRPISQTELATRLSLFLWCSLPDETLLELASAGQLSDSDILRQQVDSMLGDPKAARFSKHFVQQWLKLRPLEYLSPSSGENGIDEALLESMKAEPIALFHDMLQNDSNILDFIAADYLVVNERLANHYGILGVPGNEFHRVPVPDRLNRGGLLTQAGLLTMNSDGEDSHPVKRGVWLLTNLLNDPPPPPPPAVPEIDLSDPEIAKMTLKERIEDHRNHAACLSCHQKIDPWGIAFENYDALGRWRIQVDGKNIDASSMLPNNTRLNGIVGLKEHLVQHRDEQFVRATVEKMASFALGRQLDFGDRAEVTDITRSVRDAGGGIRSLVICLVTSDLFQSK, encoded by the coding sequence GTGCTTGGCATTCTTGTTGTCTGTTCAAACTACGCTCTTGCAGACGATGGCAAAGATCAAGCATCCAAAGTCAAGAACACAGTTGAACGCGATGAGAACGAAGCTCAGATCCTGGTTGCGAGCGACTTGCACACTTACGAGACGAAGATAGAACCGCTTCTCAAGCGGGCTTGTTTTGAATGTCACAGTGCAGACTACTCCGAGGGAAACTTCCGGGCCGATCAGCTTGATCCCGATTTCCTCAGCGGAAACGACATCACCTGGTGGCTGGAGGTTTATTCCGTTCTCAGCAAGGGGGAGATGCCTCCTCCCGATTCAAACGAGTTATCGGATGCTGATCGAATTCTCATCGTCGACTGGCTGTCGAAGGAGATTCAAAAAGCTGAGAAGCTGCGAAAGTCGAGCGGGAATCGTTCGTCGTTCCGCCGACTGACCCGCTACGAATACAACTATGCGCTTCAAGACTTGCTTGGAGTTCCCTGGACCTTCGCCGATGATCTTCCGGAAGAAGCCAGTGAAGACGATGGCTTCGAAAACAACGCCGAGTCGCTGCTGATTTCGGTGAAGCAAGTCGAGACGTACTACGATCTCGCTCTCAAAGCTTTGCAGCGAGTTACAGTTCGTGGTGAGCGGCCTGCTGTCGTCCACTGGTCGATCTCGATGAAAGATGCTTTTCAACGTGAAAAGAAGTGGCATGACGAAACAATTGATTCGACGAGAAAGAAATTTGAGAACGATCCAGAAGAGCAGACGAAACAGATTGAGCGGCTGAAGAACCAGTTTCAGGCGCCGGAAAATCGCTCTCACTATTTGGACTCAGCGACGGGTTTAAGAGCCAGAGTCGAGTGGAACTATCGCAAGGCGATTTATGCTTTCGAGACGAGCGAAGGCGAGCAATCAACTCTCGATCCCGGTTCTCAATTCGCTGTCGTTCAACCGGGCAGTCGCGAGGCTCTCACCGTTGAACTGGGAGATCAGCTTCCTGATGTCGGAACACTCCGCGTGCGTGTTCGCGCATCACGGGCTGAAGGAGTGACTGAGCGCGTTCCAAGTCTGCAGTTATATTTCGGATTTCAGGCAACCGATCAGGGCCGATCGATCAAACGGATCAGTCAGCAAGACGTTCAGGTTCATGCACTGTTCGGGCAGCCAGAAGTTTATGAATTCAACTTTCCACTGAGCGAAATTGAACACCGCAACACCTATCGCGGAAACATGAAACTTGGTGAACAGCCGAGCCCGTCGGAATATATTCGCTTCGTCAACAGCACTGTTTCCGGATCTGGGGATAGTGCAGCAAGCTCAGCGATTCTGATCGACCACGTGGAAGTTGCTGCCCCCGTCTACGAAGAGTGGCCACCACCATCGCATCGCAAACTTTTCATTGAAAGCGAAGTCGAGCACGACGAGGCAGCTTATGCCCGAGAAATCATCGCAGCGTTCATGTCACGAGCTTGGCGACAGGTGACACCTGATGAAATTGATCGCAAAGTTGAACTGTTTGAGCACGTCCGTGCGGGCAGTTTGGATTTTCAAGATGCAATCATCGATGTGCTCGCAACGGTTCTGGCATCGCCTAAGTTCTTGTATGTGTCAAAGAGCGAAGTAGAATCTCGAGCGGATCAAGAACTCCGTCCAATTTCGCAGACTGAGTTGGCAACCCGCTTGTCGTTGTTTCTTTGGTGCAGCTTGCCAGATGAAACGTTGTTGGAGTTGGCTTCCGCTGGTCAACTTTCAGACAGTGACATTCTACGGCAGCAGGTCGACAGTATGCTCGGCGATCCCAAAGCTGCCCGGTTCTCAAAACACTTTGTGCAACAATGGTTGAAGCTGCGCCCTCTTGAATACTTAAGCCCGTCAAGTGGGGAAAACGGGATTGATGAAGCGTTGCTTGAATCGATGAAAGCAGAACCAATCGCTCTCTTCCATGACATGCTGCAGAACGATTCTAATATTCTCGATTTCATCGCTGCTGACTATCTCGTCGTGAACGAACGACTTGCTAACCACTATGGTATTTTAGGGGTTCCGGGAAACGAATTTCATCGAGTTCCGGTACCAGATCGTCTCAATCGCGGAGGACTCCTGACCCAGGCGGGCCTCTTGACCATGAATTCGGATGGGGAAGATTCACATCCTGTGAAGCGAGGCGTGTGGCTGTTGACGAACCTCCTCAACGATCCACCCCCTCCTCCCCCGCCGGCCGTGCCTGAAATTGACCTATCCGACCCGGAAATCGCGAAGATGACGCTCAAAGAGCGCATCGAAGATCATCGCAATCATGCTGCGTGCCTTTCGTGCCATCAGAAAATTGATCCCTGGGGAATCGCCTTCGAAAACTATGACGCTCTCGGGCGTTGGCGGATTCAGGTCGATGGCAAAAACATCGATGCTTCGAGCATGCTTCCGAACAATACTAGACTCAACGGAATCGTCGGACTGAAAGAACATCTGGTTCAGCACCGGGACGAACAGTTTGTTCGGGCGACTGTCGAAAAAATGGCCTCTTTTGCACTCGGGCGACAGCTCGATTTCGGTGACCGTGCGGAAGTGACCGACATTACCCGAAGCGTGAGAGATGCAGGTGGCGGAATTCGATCACTCGTCATCTGTTTGGTAACGAGCGATTTGTTTCAGTCGAAGTGA
- a CDS encoding potassium/proton antiporter — protein sequence MFLVDRLILVCGVLLLLGIASNKLSSRWGIPGLVLFLLLGMLAGSEGIGGIEFENYELAHGIGTIALVMILFDGGLSTRFSAVRLAWKSSMVLATVGVFVTAAITGLATSWILEISLMEGMLLGGIVSSTDAAAVFSILRSGGVSLRKHLVSILELESGSNDPMAIFLTVGCIEVLSHKMPLGIELLGLFASQMLIGAAFGLGMGRLATIIVNRIELDTAGLYPILVSTLCLLTFGVTAQCGGSGFLAVYLTGLILGNSRLVFQRGIRLFHDASAWLSQIVMFVMLGLLSFPSRLFEVGLKGLLIGCVLMLIARPVAVVLSLAPFRFPWKEQLFISWVGLKGAVPIVLATFPLMLGTPRASLMFDIVFFIVVLSAVVQGSTLRLAAQWLGLTTTPDPVPPVTLEISSLRNVEGDIVDYLVSEDSRAAGRMVKDLALPEGVVIATLVRNEQLIPPQGKTLLLPNDHAIVVLRPERRAIVNHIFAPRDAIVEIPAAFEFPIRPTTTLRNLNDFYGITLDGPLDITLEEVLKKELGIDHVLPGNVVQLGPLSFRIRSIDRTGGIEAVGMTIHTDQQVNS from the coding sequence ATGTTTCTGGTAGACCGATTAATCCTCGTATGTGGAGTACTGCTCCTTCTCGGGATTGCATCGAACAAGTTGTCTTCACGCTGGGGAATTCCCGGGCTGGTGCTTTTCCTCCTGCTCGGAATGCTCGCTGGCTCTGAAGGCATCGGCGGGATTGAATTTGAGAATTACGAACTGGCGCACGGAATCGGAACCATCGCACTGGTCATGATTCTCTTCGACGGCGGACTCAGCACTCGATTTTCGGCAGTCCGTCTGGCGTGGAAGTCGTCGATGGTTCTGGCGACTGTAGGTGTGTTCGTCACCGCCGCGATCACCGGTCTCGCAACTTCCTGGATTCTGGAGATCTCTTTGATGGAAGGCATGCTGCTCGGTGGAATTGTCAGTTCCACCGACGCGGCAGCCGTTTTTTCGATCCTCCGCTCAGGGGGAGTCAGTCTTCGCAAGCACCTGGTCTCCATCCTCGAACTCGAGAGTGGCTCGAACGACCCGATGGCGATTTTTCTTACCGTCGGATGCATCGAAGTTCTCTCTCACAAGATGCCACTTGGGATCGAACTACTCGGGTTATTCGCGTCTCAAATGCTGATCGGCGCCGCGTTCGGCTTGGGAATGGGACGATTGGCGACCATCATTGTCAATCGGATTGAACTTGATACCGCTGGTCTCTATCCGATTCTCGTTAGCACACTTTGCTTGCTCACTTTCGGCGTCACTGCTCAATGCGGCGGAAGCGGATTTCTGGCTGTTTATCTCACCGGGTTGATTCTGGGGAACAGTCGCCTCGTGTTCCAGCGTGGAATTCGCCTGTTCCACGATGCCAGTGCGTGGCTTTCGCAAATCGTAATGTTCGTGATGCTGGGATTGTTGAGTTTCCCCAGCCGATTGTTCGAAGTCGGATTGAAAGGGCTACTGATCGGATGCGTTCTGATGTTGATTGCTCGTCCAGTGGCGGTCGTGCTATCGCTGGCTCCGTTCCGATTCCCATGGAAAGAACAGCTCTTCATTTCGTGGGTTGGCCTGAAAGGAGCAGTTCCGATCGTCTTAGCGACGTTCCCTTTAATGCTGGGAACTCCGAGAGCGTCACTGATGTTCGATATCGTCTTCTTTATCGTTGTTCTCTCGGCGGTCGTTCAAGGAAGCACGTTAAGACTCGCAGCCCAGTGGCTTGGCCTGACGACCACGCCCGACCCGGTTCCGCCAGTGACTCTCGAAATCAGTTCGTTGCGAAATGTTGAAGGGGATATCGTCGACTATTTGGTGAGTGAAGACTCACGTGCTGCCGGAAGAATGGTGAAGGATCTCGCACTTCCGGAAGGAGTTGTTATCGCCACGCTCGTCCGGAACGAACAATTAATTCCCCCGCAAGGAAAGACACTACTCCTTCCGAACGACCATGCAATTGTTGTGCTGCGTCCTGAACGACGCGCCATCGTGAACCACATCTTCGCCCCGCGTGACGCCATTGTTGAGATTCCCGCAGCTTTCGAATTTCCGATTCGGCCAACAACAACTCTCCGCAACCTCAATGACTTTTATGGAATCACTCTCGACGGACCACTCGATATCACGCTCGAAGAAGTTCTGAAGAAAGAACTCGGAATCGATCACGTGCTGCCCGGAAATGTGGTTCAACTTGGTCCACTCTCCTTCCGAATTCGTAGCATCGACCGCACAGGCGGCATCGAAGCTGTCGGAATGACAATTCATACAGACCAGCAAGTCAATTCCTAA